In the Bacteroidales bacterium genome, one interval contains:
- a CDS encoding hemolysin III family protein yields MAIQAKKYEKKEERLNIATHGIGFILSIVALVLLVVFASIQGSVWHIVSYSIYGASLVTLYLASTLFHWSTKPSRRKKLNVFDHASIYVLIAGTYTPLLLVTLHGPWGWSLFGVVWGMAIIGIILKFFYTGRYNKLSTLAYVIMGWVVVIALKPLIENLSTPGLIWLSIGGLSYSIGAIFYLLNKIPYNHAIFHFFVLGGSIAHFVTIFWYVLP; encoded by the coding sequence ATGGCTATTCAAGCAAAAAAATACGAAAAGAAAGAAGAAAGACTGAATATTGCAACCCATGGCATAGGGTTTATATTAAGCATAGTAGCACTTGTCCTACTTGTTGTTTTTGCAAGCATTCAGGGAAGCGTCTGGCATATTGTCAGTTATAGCATTTACGGAGCAAGTCTGGTAACATTATATCTAGCTTCAACCCTTTTTCATTGGTCGACAAAACCATCACGCAGAAAAAAACTTAATGTATTTGACCATGCTTCAATATATGTACTCATTGCCGGAACTTATACACCTCTGTTACTTGTTACTCTTCACGGACCTTGGGGATGGAGCTTATTTGGAGTTGTTTGGGGAATGGCTATAATTGGAATAATTTTAAAATTCTTTTATACGGGCAGATACAATAAACTTAGTACTCTTGCTTATGTTATTATGGGCTGGGTAGTTGTTATAGCCTTAAAACCTTTAATAGAAAATCTCAGTACTCCGGGACTTATTTGGTTGAGTATAGGCGGATTAAGTTATTCTATCGGTGCTATTTTTTATCTCTTAAACAAAATACCATACAATCATGCAATATTTCATTTTTTTGTTTTAGGTGGTAGTATTGCACATTTCGTAACTATTTTTTGGTATGTACTGCCTTAG